The Clostridium sp. AWRP genome has a window encoding:
- a CDS encoding glycoside hydrolase family 18 protein — MSIYVVRPGDSIWSIARRFGVSPDSIIKANDLNPRESLVVGQSIVIPSRERGYRVKAGDSLWFIAQKFGVSVNSILSLNNMSSSSAIYPGMILRIPEKSKNYGTIETNGFIQPSTDEKETRIVIDAAPYLTYITPFSHHISVDGGLTPLRDETIIAVGKNNRVAPLLSVTNLSGKNFDTELIGKFLNDDNAQNNLINNMIDMMRRKGYYGTIVDFERIPPEDRTKYNRFLEKLVARLHPLGYVVGTALAPKTYDVKAGAWHGAHDYRAHGRIVDFVIIMTYEWGWSGGPPMAVAPINEVKKVINYAVTVIPPNKIMMGMPLYGYDWTLPYTPGGEFAESVGNREAVDRARRYGAVIRYDQKSQSPYYNYIDEERRQHVVWFEDARSVEAKYKLVNEYGLRGVSYWVLAKPFPENWQVLDNMFNIEKVIPAR; from the coding sequence TTGAGTATATATGTAGTCCGTCCAGGGGATTCTATATGGTCTATAGCCAGAAGATTTGGAGTTTCTCCGGACAGTATAATAAAGGCCAATGACCTAAATCCAAGGGAAAGTTTAGTAGTTGGACAATCAATTGTAATTCCATCAAGGGAAAGAGGCTATAGGGTTAAAGCAGGAGATTCACTGTGGTTTATAGCCCAAAAGTTTGGAGTTTCCGTAAACAGCATACTAAGTTTAAATAACATGTCAAGTTCTTCTGCTATTTATCCAGGCATGATACTTAGGATACCTGAAAAATCCAAAAACTATGGAACTATTGAAACAAATGGTTTTATACAACCTTCTACTGATGAAAAAGAAACTAGAATTGTAATTGATGCAGCACCATATCTAACTTATATAACTCCTTTTAGCCATCATATTAGTGTGGATGGGGGATTGACTCCACTTAGAGATGAAACAATTATTGCGGTTGGAAAAAATAATAGGGTTGCACCATTACTTTCAGTTACAAATTTATCTGGAAAAAACTTTGATACTGAGTTAATAGGAAAGTTCCTTAATGATGACAATGCTCAGAATAATCTTATAAATAATATGATAGATATGATGAGGAGAAAAGGTTATTATGGAACTATAGTAGATTTTGAAAGAATTCCACCAGAAGACAGAACTAAGTATAACCGCTTCCTGGAGAAATTAGTGGCAAGGCTTCACCCACTGGGATATGTAGTTGGAACTGCATTGGCACCTAAAACATATGATGTAAAAGCTGGTGCATGGCATGGAGCTCATGATTACAGAGCCCATGGAAGGATAGTTGATTTTGTAATAATAATGACTTACGAATGGGGTTGGTCGGGAGGCCCACCTATGGCCGTCGCTCCAATTAATGAAGTGAAAAAAGTAATAAATTATGCAGTAACTGTAATACCTCCTAATAAGATAATGATGGGAATGCCGCTTTATGGATACGATTGGACACTTCCATACACTCCAGGAGGAGAATTTGCAGAAAGCGTAGGAAATAGAGAAGCGGTGGATAGAGCAAGAAGATATGGAGCTGTCATAAGGTATGATCAAAAATCACAATCGCCATATTATAACTATATAGATGAAGAAAGGCGGCAGCATGTAGTTTGGTTTGAAGATGCAAGAAGTGTAGAGGCCAAATATAAACTTGTAAATGAATATGGACTTCGAGGTGTTAGCTACTGGGTTTTAGCAAAGCCATTCCCAGAAAACTGGCAGGTACTTGATAATATGTTCAATATTGAAAAAGTTATACCAGCTAGGTGA
- a CDS encoding methyl-accepting chemotaxis protein — protein MSETVAKVNSQFQTINEAMKEINGGVQETTATAEEISASMTEIGANVNTLSDKALDESNNSLKIRKRASEVEQNSSNAIHETELIYGEKENKIIESIKESKVVEEIDIMADTIADVAKQISLLSINAAIETARAWEKGKSFAVVADEVKKLAEQTSEAVKNIKEIISKVKNGFTNLSNNSNELLVFMNKNVRTQFKYFNSIAVQYQGDAKFVSDMSKNLAESSQRSAENSNLIHKSMDHSELAMDQILKTSLDQAELVQKLNKLIQKFKIS, from the coding sequence TTGTCTGAAACAGTGGCAAAAGTTAATTCACAGTTTCAAACTATTAATGAAGCTATGAAAGAAATTAATGGAGGGGTACAAGAAACTACAGCTACTGCGGAAGAAATATCAGCTTCTATGACTGAAATTGGAGCTAATGTCAATACTTTATCGGATAAAGCACTTGATGAAAGCAATAACTCATTAAAAATAAGGAAAAGAGCTTCAGAAGTTGAACAGAATAGCAGCAATGCAATTCATGAAACTGAATTAATTTATGGAGAAAAAGAAAACAAAATTATTGAGTCTATTAAAGAGAGTAAAGTAGTTGAAGAAATTGATATAATGGCAGATACTATAGCAGATGTAGCCAAACAAATAAGTTTGTTATCTATAAATGCAGCCATTGAAACTGCAAGAGCATGGGAAAAAGGTAAGAGTTTTGCGGTAGTTGCTGATGAAGTAAAAAAACTAGCAGAACAAACCTCTGAAGCTGTTAAGAACATAAAGGAGATTATTAGTAAAGTGAAAAATGGATTTACTAATCTTTCAAATAATAGTAATGAATTATTAGTTTTCATGAATAAAAATGTAAGAACTCAATTTAAGTACTTTAATAGCATCGCAGTCCAATATCAAGGAGATGCTAAATTTGTAAGTGACATGTCTAAAAATTTAGCAGAGTCATCTCAACGGTCAGCTGAAAATTCAAATCTTATTCATAAAAGTATGGATCACTCTGAATTAGCAATGGATCAGATATTAAAAACTTCTCTAGATCAAGCTGAATTAGTTCAAAAATTGAATAAGCTAATACAAAAATTTAAAATAAGCTAA
- the arcC gene encoding carbamate kinase encodes MSRIVIALGGNALGKTPIEQQKMIDNAAPSLIGLIKQGHEIIISHGNGPQVGMISLALDIASANNDKVAKFELPECTAMSQGYIGYHLQKGLKKELKNQGMPWNVATVVTQMLVDKNDNAFKCTTKPIGGFYSKEEALKMMEENSKLVMKEDAGRGYRQMVASPKPVDIVEKDSILNLLDHEFIVIACGGGGVPVILDENGDYKGVPAVIDKDFASAKLAELVDAEYLFILTAVDRVAINYGKPNQKELKEVSVKEAKALAEEGHFAPGSMLPKVEAAIQFASSKPGKKAVIASLEKAPLAMQGLSGTLIKM; translated from the coding sequence ATGTCAAGAATTGTGATTGCCCTTGGTGGAAATGCCCTAGGAAAAACTCCAATAGAACAGCAAAAAATGATAGATAATGCAGCTCCATCGCTAATTGGATTAATAAAACAGGGACATGAAATTATTATAAGTCACGGTAATGGTCCTCAAGTAGGTATGATCAGCCTTGCACTTGATATTGCTTCAGCTAACAATGATAAAGTTGCAAAATTTGAGTTACCAGAGTGTACGGCTATGAGTCAGGGATATATAGGATATCATTTGCAAAAGGGCTTAAAAAAAGAACTAAAGAATCAAGGAATGCCATGGAATGTGGCAACTGTAGTAACGCAAATGTTAGTAGATAAGAATGATAATGCTTTTAAGTGTACTACAAAACCAATTGGCGGATTTTACTCTAAAGAGGAAGCATTAAAGATGATGGAAGAAAATTCTAAATTGGTGATGAAAGAGGATGCAGGAAGAGGTTACAGACAAATGGTTGCATCTCCTAAGCCTGTTGACATAGTGGAAAAGGACTCCATATTGAATTTGCTTGATCATGAATTTATAGTTATTGCATGCGGAGGTGGTGGCGTACCAGTTATTTTAGATGAAAATGGAGATTATAAAGGTGTTCCAGCTGTTATTGATAAAGACTTTGCTTCTGCAAAGCTTGCAGAACTTGTAGACGCAGAATACTTGTTTATTTTAACAGCAGTTGATCGTGTTGCTATTAATTATGGGAAGCCAAATCAAAAAGAATTAAAAGAGGTATCGGTTAAAGAAGCAAAAGCATTAGCTGAAGAAGGACACTTTGCTCCTGGAAGTATGCTTCCTAAAGTAGAAGCTGCTATTCAGTTTGCAAGTAGTAAGCCTGGTAAAAAAGCTGTAATTGCTTCTTTAGAAAAAGCACCACTTGCAATGCAAGGACTCAGTGGAACTCTAATTAAAATGTAG
- the aguA gene encoding agmatine deiminase, which translates to MKTLMSIPKEDGFRMPGEFERHNGCWMIWPERTDNWRLGAKPAQKVFVEVATAISEFEPVTVCVSNSQYDNARSKLSGQVRVVEMSTDDSWMRDCGPTFVTNGKEVRGIDWTFNAWGGLLDGLYFPWDKDDHVARKICDIERKDRYRLDDFILEGGSIHVDGEGTLITTEECLLSKGRNSHLTKLEIEDILKKYLNLEKIIWIPYGIYNDETNGHVDNILQYIAPGEIVLAWTEDKDDSQYAISEKAYEILSREKDAKGRNLKIHKLMLPKNILITKEESEGVDSVDGTLPRCEGDRLAASYANFYIANGGVVFPMFGDPNDEKARKNLETCFPGRKVVGIYAREILLGGGNIHCITQQQPGIK; encoded by the coding sequence GAAAACGTTAATGTCAATACCTAAAGAAGATGGATTTAGAATGCCAGGAGAATTTGAGAGGCATAATGGATGCTGGATGATTTGGCCTGAAAGAACGGATAACTGGAGACTTGGAGCAAAACCAGCACAAAAAGTATTTGTTGAGGTTGCAACTGCTATTAGTGAATTTGAACCAGTAACTGTATGTGTCAGCAATTCTCAGTATGATAATGCAAGAAGCAAACTTTCAGGGCAGGTGCGTGTAGTGGAAATGTCCACAGATGATTCATGGATGCGTGACTGTGGTCCTACTTTTGTAACCAATGGAAAGGAAGTAAGAGGAATTGACTGGACTTTCAATGCATGGGGTGGTTTGTTAGATGGCTTGTATTTCCCATGGGACAAAGATGATCATGTTGCTAGAAAAATTTGTGATATCGAGAGAAAAGATAGATATCGCCTGGATGACTTTATTTTAGAAGGTGGTTCAATTCATGTAGATGGTGAGGGTACGTTGATTACAACGGAAGAATGTCTATTAAGTAAGGGACGTAATTCTCATCTTACAAAATTAGAAATTGAAGATATATTAAAGAAATATTTAAATCTGGAAAAAATTATCTGGATCCCTTATGGAATATACAATGATGAAACGAATGGGCATGTAGATAACATTCTTCAGTATATTGCTCCAGGTGAAATCGTTCTTGCGTGGACAGAGGACAAAGATGATTCACAATATGCTATTTCTGAAAAAGCATATGAAATTCTAAGTAGGGAAAAGGATGCAAAAGGTAGAAATCTAAAGATTCACAAATTAATGTTACCTAAAAACATTCTAATTACGAAGGAAGAAAGTGAAGGAGTGGATTCTGTAGATGGTACTCTTCCACGTTGTGAAGGAGACCGACTTGCAGCCTCTTATGCAAATTTCTATATTGCTAATGGAGGGGTTGTATTCCCAATGTTTGGAGACCCTAATGATGAAAAAGCAAGAAAAAATCTTGAAACTTGCTTCCCGGGACGTAAGGTAGTTGGAATATATGCTAGAGAAATTCTGCTTGGCGGAGGAAACATTCATTGTATTACACAGCAACAGCCTGGTATAAAATAA